In Amaranthus tricolor cultivar Red isolate AtriRed21 chromosome 3, ASM2621246v1, whole genome shotgun sequence, a single window of DNA contains:
- the LOC130807247 gene encoding uncharacterized protein LOC130807247 — MESILAKALEYTLKYWLKSFTRDQFKLQGRTAQLSNLDIDGDALHSSLGLPPAIHVTTAKVGKLEIVLPSVSNVQVEPIVVQIDRLDLVLEENADADTSSAQSTSSSGRGSGYGFADKIADGMTIEVQTVNLLLETRGAGCRQGGATWTPPMASITMRNLLLYTTNENWEVVNLKEARDFSSNKDFIYVFKKLEWGSLSIDLLPHPDMFMDGRVQEGANKRDDDGAKRVFFGGERFLEGISGQAYITVQRTQLNDPLGLEARLHIIEAVCPALSEPGLRAFLRFLTGLYVCLNRGDVDPKAQRSTEAAGRSLVSIIVDHVFLCIRDTDFRLELLMQSLCFTRTSISDRESSKNLTQVIIGGLFLRDTFSRPPCTLIQPSMQALRKDLQKIPDFAKDFSPPIYPLGDKHWQVNEGASFINIHSLQVTPSPAPPLFASQTVIACMPLMIHLQEESCLRICSFLADGVVVNSGSVLPDYSINSMMFTLNELDLTVPLDFAKAANCAFSSETGFQNSVSEAKLHIKNLFLSESPVLQMLVLDLEKDPACFCLWDNQPIDASQKKWSAGASYINLSLETSDILGGQKNSSSCSMRSWRCVEVKEACVEVAMATLDGSLLVHVPPPGGIARIGIACKQYCSNTSVEQLFFVLDLYSYFGEVSEKIALVGKNDKSTIRRTESWNGELISKAPSDTAVSFTIKDIQLKFVEDSNNTTPGKPLVQFIGENLFIKVGHRTLGGAIAISSTVRWETVEVDCVDVEDNSLTDNDTISIACTNGSPLSENGHPQLRPVLWIEHKDESRSSGKAMHSAFLDVNIVHVIPSQAQDAGCHSLNVSACIDGVRLGGGMNYAEALLHRFGILGPGGGPSEGLLKGLENLSASPLSKVFKAPPHSVDYVKENGTCESSHETILSHLGRPDDVDVSVELRNWLFALEGAQETVESSWSDNRVNANREERCWHSCFKSLKIKGKNDLKDSLDCIVKSKVHKYPVELITIGVEGLQTLKPQVQTASSTVPSPARSSGLADMKKAGGVNVEVRMVVSEDDFGDITGDWTIENLKFSVDNPIEAVVTKDELQHLTFLCKSEVDSFGRVAAGVLRLLKLEGSIGQGAINQLSNLGNEGLDKIFSPRQLTWGENAVYERSFSSSGLGNSTRNSPHTSMKTIISSLEKEVEDMESKYSALIADISGSETSSQHLDRAKEIGQHIESLQRLLKQLKTQG; from the exons ATGGAGTCGATTTTGGCTAAAGCGTTGGAATACACGCTAAAGTATTGGTTAAAATCATTTACCAGAGATCAGTTCAAATTACAGGGACGCACTGCTCAACTTTCCAATTTAG ATATTGATGGAGATGCTTTACATTCCAGCCTGGGATTGCCACCGGCGATTCATGTTACGACAGCGAAAGTAGGAAAGTTGGAAATTGTG TTACCGTCGGTTAGCAATGTGCAAGTAGAGCCAATTGTTGTGCAAATAGATAGGCTTGATTTGGTTCTTGAAGAGAATGCAGATGCGGATACCAGCAG TGCTCAGTCTACTAGTAGTTCAGGGAGGGGGAGCGGCTATGGATTTGCTGATAAG ATTGCAGACGGGATGACTATAGAAGTACAGACCGTAAACCTTCTCCTTGAAACTCGAGGAGCTGGTTGTCGCCAAGGTGGAGCAACATG GACACCTCCTATGGCTTCGATTACTATGCGTAACCTTCTACTTTACACCACTAATGAAAATTGGGAG GTTGTCAATCTTAAAGAAGCAAGAGATTTCTCCAGTAACAAGGATTTCATCTATGTTTTCAAA AAACTTGAGTGGGGATCTCTGTCCATTGATCTCCTCCCTCATCCTGACATGTTTATGGATGGCCGTGTTCAAGAGGGAGCAAATAAGAGAGATGATGATGGAGCAAAGCGTGTATTCTTTGGTGGAGAACGCTTTCTTGAGGGGATATCTGGGCAGGCTTAT ATAACGGTACAGAGGACACAGCTTAATGATCCTCTGGGGCTTGAGGCCAGATTACATATAATTGAAGCTGTTTGTCCTGCTTTGAGTGAACCAG GTTTAAGAGCTTTTCTCCGCTTCTTAACGGGATTGTATGTTTGCCTTAACAGAGGAGATGTTGATCCGAAGGCACAG CGATCTACAGAAGCAGCCGGACGTTCATTAGTCTCCATCATTGTTGACCATGTTTTTCTCTGCATTAGAGACACAG ACTTCAGGCTTGAACTTCTGATGCAGTCACTCTGCTTTACTCGG ACAAGCATATCAGAtagagaaagttccaaaaatttGACTCAAGTTATAATTGGTGGGCTTTTTTTAAG GGATACTTTTTCTAGACCTCCATGCACTCTAATACAACCATCAATGCAGGCACTCAGAAAAGATTTGCAGAAGATTCCTGACTTTG CAAAGGACTTCTCTCCTCCAATATACCCGCTGGGTGATAAACATTGGCAAGTGAATGAAGGTGCTTCATTTATAAATATCCATTCTCTGCAGGTGACACCTTCACCAGCGCCTCCATTGTTTGCATCACAGACAGTAATAGCGTGTATGCCTCTTATG ATCCATCTTCAGGAAGAGTCCTGTTTGAGAATATGTTCCTTTTTAGCTGATGGAGTTGTTGTCAATTCTGGTTCTGTCCTACCAGATTATTCCATAAATTCTATGATGTTCACTTTAAATGAACTAGATCTTACAGTTCCGCTAGATTTCGCTAAGGCAGCTAATTGTGCATTCAGTAGCGAAACTGGATTCCAGAATTCGGTGTCTGAAGCCAAGCTTCacattaaaaatttgtttttgtcTGAAAGCCCGGTTCTTCAAATGCTTGTGCTGGATTTGGAGAAAGATCCTGCTTGTTTTTGTCTCTGGGACAATCAACCTATTGATGCTAGTCAGAAAAAATGGTCTGCTGGAGCATCATACATAAATTTGTCTCTTGAAACATCTGACATCCTAGGTGGTCAGAAAAATTCTTCTTCCTGTTCTATGAGATCATGGAGATGTGTTGAGGTGAAGGAAGCTTGTGTTGAGGTAGCTATGGCAACTCTAGATGGTAGCCTACTAGTTCATGTCCCTCCTCCTGGGGGTATTGCTAGAATTGGTATTGCTTGTAAACAATATTGCTCTAATACTTCGGTAGAGCAGCTGTTTTTTGTCCTAGATCTCTATTCTTATTTTGGAGAAGTAAGTGAAAAAATAGCGTTAGTAGGAAAGAATGATAAATCGACAATCCGAAGAACAGAATCCTGGAACGGTGAGTTGATTTCTAAGGCTCCAAGCGATACTGCTGTGAGCTTTACCATAAAAGACATACAATTAAAATTTGTTGAGGATTCAAACAATACTACTCCAGGGAAGCCTTTGGTTCAATTTATTGGTGAAAATCTGTTTATTAAAGTAGGTCACAGAACACTTGGTGGCGCTATTGCTATATCATCCACTGTACGTTGGGAAACTGTGGAAGTGGATTGTGTAGATGTAGAGGATAACTCTTTAACCGACAATGATACAATTTCAATTGCCTGTACAAATGGGTCTCCATTGTCTGAAAATGGACATCCACAGCTCAGACCTGTGTTATGGATTGAACATAAAGATGAAAGTCGTTCAAGTGGAAAGGCAATGCATTCTGCCTTCCTTGATGTTAATATTGTGCATGTTATTCCTTCTCAAGCTCAGGATGCTGGTTGCCACAGCTTGAATGTGTCAGCTTGTATAGATGGTGTTCGGTTGGGTGGAGGGATGAACTATGCTGAAGCCTTATTGCATAGATTCGGAATTCTTGGGCCTGGTGGGGGCCCTAGTGAAGGGCTATTAAAAGGGCTAGAGAACTTGTCTGCCAGTCCACTCTCAAAGGTGTTCAAGGCACCGCCTCATTCTGTGGATTACGTTAAAGAAA ATGGAACATGTGAAAGTAGCCATGAAACTATTCTCTCTCACTTAGGAAGGCCAGATGATGTGGATGTGTCGGTTGAGTTGAGAAATTGGTTGTTTGCTCTGGAAGGGGCACAAGAGACAGTAGAAAGCTCATGGTCAGATAACCGTGTAAATGCTAATAGGGAAGAAAGATGTTGGCATTCTTGTTTTAAGAGCTTGAAGATTAAGGGAAAAAATGATCTGAAGGACTCACTGGATTGTATTGTGAAGTCTAAGGTTCACAAATATCCAGTGGAGCTAATAACG ATTGGCGTTGAAGGTTTGCAGACTTTGAAACCTCAAGTCCAGACTGCCAGCTCTACCGTGCCGTCTCCTGCTAGAAGTTCTGGATTAGCAGATATGAAGAAAGCTGGAGGGGTAAATGTGGAAGTTCGTATGGTTGTCTCTGAAGATGACTTTGGTGACATAACAGGCGACTGGACAATCGAAAACCTTAAGTTCTCTGTTGATAACCCG ATTGAGGCTGTTGTTACCAAGGATGAGTTGCAGCATCTTACCTTTCTTTGCAAATCTGAAGTTGATTCTTTCGGAAGAGTGGCTGCTGGTGTCTTGCGGCTTCTGAAACTAGAGGGTTCAATTGGTCAAGGAGCCATCAATCAGCTAAGCAACCTAG